In Amia ocellicauda isolate fAmiCal2 chromosome 3, fAmiCal2.hap1, whole genome shotgun sequence, the DNA window gggggggctgtgagagagagagaggactgtgagagagagggggctgtgagagagagagagggggctgtgagagagagagaggactgtgagagagagagggggctgtgagagagagggggctgtgagagagagagaggactgtgagagagagagaggactgtgagagagagagggggctgtgagagagagagggggctgtgagagagagagaggactgtgagagagagagggggctgtgagagagagagaggactgtgagagagagagggggctgtgagagagagagaggactgtgagagagagaggggactgagagagagagagggggctgtgagagagagagggggctgtgagagagagagggggcagtGTACGCTGCGCTGCAGGGAGAGCCGCAGGCCGCAGTGTCTCAGGGCCTCACCTGGGTCTTTCCTCCCGTGCTCTCCTGGATCAGGCTGCGTGACATCGAGGAGCTCACGGAGTAGCACTGGAAGAACCCCCCCACTGTGTTACTGAGGCCCAGAGCCACCAGCTCCTGCAGCAGGAGAGACCAGTGTCAGCAGCAGGAACCCAGGGGACACAAGGTAATGCCAAAGATCCTCTATTTAAACAAGATAGTCAGCTCCACCTAATTAACGTGGGAACTTTCGTCTTTGCCaaagcagtgcattgtgggattgcaAGGAGTTCCAGTGGCGATTTCTCTCCTCTCCATATAACGGAAAGCCAGCTTCATTTCATATTGTTAAGGAGGGGCGACTCTAATGCAACCCAGGTGCATCATGTTAaagaattaaattattttttaaagagaaagctttgaatatgaaatgaggcagATGCCACTGGAACTCCTTGCAATCCCATAATGCACTGCGACACAAAGACAGAAGAAGAGGATATTTGGTAATACAGTGTGTGGCCAGCAGGGGgctcccacacagacacaggaattcacagtaaaacacaaaacacacacagatacacacagatacacacagatgcATGATTGGACATAGAGACTGACCTGACTGCTGTCCACCTTGTACCCGTGTTTGAGGGCAAAGGTCTTTcccagagagatggagatggcaTAGCCAACGATGGCCAGAGCGAAAGCGTCTCCGATCACCTCTCTGAACAGGGACACGTCCGGGGCGCGGGGGGGCTGCAGACTGGGGGgtggacagagagaggagacacagGGTCACAGGAATGCACACCTGACAACAGGCAGAGCCTCAGAGAACCCGCTGGGCCCGAGAGTGTCAAGAGAGATGGTGGTAACGCCCCCCCAATTCTTACACCTATAACACCCCCATCCACTGCACtttaccccccaccccatctTCCAGGACCGCAGCGCTGAAGAAGCACTCACCCACTGGGAATCTCCCCCACCACCTCCACCCCATACTGGGGCTGCAGAGAGGCCAGACTGGAGACCAGCGTCCCGGCTACGATCTGgacggggagagagggagaggcagagagagagcagagaggaaaggacgagagagggagagagagggagaagagagttGGCAGGGGGGAGACCAGTGTAGTAGTTTTGGAAAGCAGGTgcggatgtgtgtgtgtgagcttaAGAGTAAAGGGGGAAAACTGGCCAATCATTCCCTAAACAGCTGATTATGCTGGTCAATCAGAAGCCAAATACTCTATTAATAAAAGTCTCTGTGTGTAAACATGTGGGTGTGGAGTCTTGCGTAGCTGCCTGCAAACTGGAgtggaaatgtataaatatctctctatctatctatctatacatatatgtgATGATAAGTAAAATATAAGTAAAAGTACCACTGTTGTTAATTAAGGGTTAACCTTTAGAGCCAGCATTGGTGGGCACATACACAGttgatgttgtgttgtgtgacactgAATAAAGTCCCCTGAACGAGAGAAAGCTCATGGTGTCCGTCCTTCATAGCTAATAAGCTAATAGTAGGGTATTTAATATTACCAGCGAAAtaccacaaatatatatatatatatatatatatatatatatacacaatatatgCCAAGCTACACACCTGCAGAAAGTTTGCTTTGTGGCCTAGAAACTGTTATCTTCTGTGCAGCATCACTGCATATCagatcacacaacacacagctgaTGTGTTTTGGCTGCGCAAACAAACAAGATATCTGAATATTCCTGAAATTAGTCACAAACTGAATTCCTCCAAGGCCAGAGAGTGTAGATGAACGCACCAGCTGGCCACTGGCAACACTGGCACGACAGGAGTGAGGCTCTGTTAGCCATGTGGAGGCTGATTGACAGGGCAGCGGTGGGAGGAAGGGACTGAgaaactgagacacagagacaatgAGACACTGAAAAAGAGAGCGACAttgagagacactgagacaatgagacacagagacagagagacagcgaAACAGACTGAGATAGAgaggcactgagacactgagatagagagagacattgagagacactgagacagagagacagcgaTACAGACTGAGATAGAgaggcactgagacactgagacagagatagacattgagagacactgagacagagagacagcgaTACAGAGAGACGCTGAGATACAGAGTCACAGGGACAAGGAGACACAGGGACACGGGGACAGTCTTACCATGATCAGCTCTACAGGAATGGGCAGCGGCAGCTTTTTGCTCAGCCTGACGTTGAGCTCCTTCGCTGCGATCAGAGCCACCAGGGACACCACACTGACCACCAGAGTGCCCAGATTGGTCTGGGGCAGCAGCCAGCACACATCTATCAGTGTCTGGAGAGGAAGACGggggaagggagagggagagagagagagagaagttggtCTGAAGTAAGCGAGTGAAAGGCTGGAGAGAATGAGAGGAGAATGGAGGAGAAGAGGGacggagggagagacagggacaCATCTGGTGCTCCTATCTCATTAACACCCTGAAGTACAGCTAGTCTGTAGacggagagatggagagagtgaaggagaggagcaAGCACAGAGGAGACTCCGTTACTCACATAGGCCAGAGAAAGAGGGCCGCTGTGGCGCCGGGGGTGGAGGCCGAAGATATACTTGAGCTGGGAGATGACAGCATTGACCGCAGCGCCGGTGGTGTAGCCCCTGACCAGCGGGTTGGATAGGTAGGTCACCACGAAGCCGAACTGCACCAGACCCAGCaccacctgcacacacacacactcagactgaGGTCCTGGGAGCTCCGAGGTCATTGTTGACGCATTGTGCCTACTGGGCTTGGCTCCAGCTCACTGCTACCCTGAACTGGGTGAAGTGGCTGGTGAGAATGGAGGGATGCAGGGATGGACAGGCTGTCAGTGGATCTAATAAACCCAGCACAGGCCTCTCTCAGTAGAAGATTCTGTTCTAACTACAGAGATTGAGGCCCGGAGGAGTTTGCAGGGGCCGGGACAGCAGCAGCGCTCACCACAGCGATGCCCATCCTGCACCCATGTTCTCTGCCCTCGCTACAGAAGAAGTGCCCCCAGCTTTCACAGACTCTGTATTTCTGTGTTGTTGAGTGTCTGACAGTATCCctctacagtctgatttttTACCTGGAATATCCCCGCTAGGATCGTGACCGCCGCGGCAACCTGGACCCTGTAGGTGTCCCTGGCGGTCAGGTCCAGAACCTCAGTGCCATTGGTGTCGTTGCGGAGGAAGTTCTCATTGGGAGCGAGGCGCTCAGTCACACTGCCCACCATGAGACTGATCACCGCAAAGGTGCCTGAGAGCACAGATATAGAGAAAGACACACAATGCACACAGAAGgatggagagatagagagagggagagagggagagagggagagaaaatgtGAACCACAGGCAATGTCAATAAAGGTGTCGCTCACAATACACATGAATGAGTAGTGGGCAGGTAGGGGGCTCCACTGGGGCTGTTTGCTCGGGGCGGCGCGCTGTCAGGTGCTGCTCACCTATGGAGATGTGCCGGGATGTCCCAAAGATGAAGTAGACCAGGACGGGGTAGAAGGAGGAGTACAGCCCGAACACGGGGGGCACTGAGGCCAGCAGGGCGTAGGCCATGCCTGAGGAGGAAGCAGCAGCTGGTCAGCACACAGACACCACAGAcgctgacacagagacacagtccattCATACGGCCAGTCCGTATTCAGTCCATATAGGTGGTCCTTAAAACTATTCTGTACAGTCAGTCTCTATACACAGTCCATCTAGTCAGTCAGTCTCTATACACAGTCCATCTAGTCAGTCAGTCTCTATACACAGTGCCTATAGTCAGTCAGTCTCTATACACAGTCcctacagtcagtcagtctctaTACACATTGTCCCTATAGTCAGTCAGTCTAGATGGTCCCCTGTGGTGAGTCTGTCCAGTCACTCTCACCCTGTGGCAGGTGCATGATGCCCACGCTGACCCCAGAGACGAGGTCCCCCAGGGCGCTGTCCCTGAAGGAGTATCGGGGCAGCCAGGAGAGGACAGGGACCCAGCGGAGCACACTGCGCCTCAGCCTGCGGCCAGAGCACCtgcaggggacagagagagagacagagacacactgagactctaCAAAGTCGAGCCCCTGCAGGTGACAGACAACCATTCACAAACTGCCAACTGTACTCCACTCCACTGCACCAGGGTGACACCCGGGTAACGACACCAGCTATCAAGCCATAAAGCTCTGGCACCGGCAGCTGCCAGGAGGGGGTTAACCCTCGGACAACGGCCTCCCACTGAAGTCAGCGAAatcagtgtgtcagagagacAGCGTCAAGAGGCAGCGGCCGCATTGTGTAACACACTCACTGCTTAGcaagaataaaatataataaaaacagtgaAGTACAGCACTTTAATACAGAGGTGTGGACGGCCACCTTTGAAAGTATCCAGCAACTGTCGAGGCAGCAGGCGGGCCGTCTCTGAGCGCACCTCGACTTGCACTGTTCTGCACCTGCGATCTcccagtgtctcccagctctgAAATGCGAGACCTCCCTGCTGCGCTGGTCCTCTCTCAGCACTCAGGACCAGGACGCGCTCGGGAGCTAAATCCTGAGAGGCCAGGCGTGCCACAGCTCGGTTGTTGAACTCTCTCACGTGACCCAGACGGGCTCAGTGATGTGTCATCCATTGGGGATGCCCTGCCGTGCCAGGTGAACCAAGCCGGCCTCAGAGTGTGGTAACGGCACAGGGACAGGCTGTGCTGTGGAAGGAGTCCGGCGGGCCTGTATGTACTTTCTCACGCACAGGGAGGGCTGCTTATTGGAGGCTGGCCAGAATTATGTCTGCAGGTAAATCACCTCCAACCGTCACTCCCCTTGCCGACCAATCGGTTTATTCTTTATGTTTTAGTAGCGCCCTGAGACTTATATACGAAGAGTTACATTTCTGaattatacaattaattattcattttaattatttaattataagcTAATAAATCTGAATTCAATTTGTAACGGGTTGTATGCCATAAATGTGTTGGatatgtgtttattctgtttagcTGCTGCTGATTAGATAATTTGCTTAAGACCTTTGTAATACGACTTGGAAAATACCTGTAGGGTAATACGGACTATTGAAACACTATTGAAACAGTGGCAACACTGTCTGAGTCCTGAATCgcagacagagaaagaaagagacaaaGAACGAGATGCCACAAGCATTACCGAGCAGCACAGGCGCCTGACATGCAGGGTCTCGCTGTGCGGTGATGGGAATGCGCAACGCTCAGCGTGCGGCTGCAGCAGGAGGCTCAAATACTGCCCGGCCACCTGGAttgcccctctctctgtcttaaAAAAGTGTATATTTCAGTatgtgtctcactctctctctcaattaattTCTCACACAATGTTACCTGGGTGTTGGTGCAGTTTTTGTCCTCCTCTCTCTGCCCTTTTAATCTTccttccctcctcctctccctcttgcATCTGTGAGTGTTTCATCCTCTCAGGATGCAGACAGGATGTCTCTGCCTCACCACCCcaatctctccctccctcctcctcctcctctcccctctcaCCTCAGCGAGTGTTTCAGCCTGTCTGCCAGAGGGGTGCGGGGGCTCTTCTCCCGGCGCTGTGCCACCTCCTCCAGGCTCTGCTCGTCCAGAACCTCACGCTCCACACTGTAGCCCGGGCTGCGCTGCACCGCTTCCATGTCTGAGTTGCCTGTCGGTCCGTCTATTTGTTGGTGTCTccgtctgtctgtgtatctgtcttCACGTGGaaaactttctctctctctctctctctctctctcactctctctctctgtgtgatgaTGCTCTGCCTAACTGTTTGGCTGGGTAGTGCTTTCTACAACAAgacccctgtctgcctgcctgtctgtctgtctgtccctctagTAGCAGGTTTGTCTGTCCGTGCACCCTTCAGCAGTGGAGCTGCGAtttaaaaaacaggaaaacTGCCCAGGAGTGACACATGGAGCACAAattcaaacataaaaaagcaaaaatatgtaaatattttaaacacagaaaaaaaaatctatggaAATGTGCAAGGTATTAAAGAAAATTGTATGAACCTACTAAAGGAATAAATACATGCAGGAGAGAGGATGACCACGGTCTTCTCTAGAGGCACAGGGCAGGTCAGAGACGTCCGGAGAGAGCGAGTGGCGCAGAGTCCATGGTGCCAGCCTCGGCCACAGTGAGAGAAACCCTCTCCTGCACTGTCCTATATATATCTGGAGGGGCGACATACTGCTTGGTAATCAGTAACTCTGGCAAAAACTGCAGTTGTGCCGCAGCAGCATCAAAACACAGGCTTTCACAaccaggcaaaaaaaaaaaggtgaatgCAGGTCATTGGACTGGAGCCAAATCACAGCATTTACACAGACAGGGTTGTACTGTACCTGAGTGGGTGTTTCCACAGGGGGAGGCTGTATTAATAGGACTGATCAGTTTTTGATCAGCTCCATACTTTCCAATCTCTCCTCTCACTAATTATTCTCTGTACTTCAATTATAAACTTGAAATTCGCAGCTACACTGAAGAACATCTTACTTATCATTGACTAAGCAAAGTCAAACTAAACTGCATACTCTTATTCTTATCAATAATAATCAGGTATTACATTACAGAATTACTATTACGTAATGACTATCATAGTAATTTGTGCTGGTTCATAGATGGTACTTGTAAAAGTATGATTTGAAGAACAGACAGAATAcactttaatatttattttggtaatggCTAAACTATTTGGTCGTGTTTGGTGCTAGCTCAGGGGTTGCTGGGTGCTGTGCGCATGTGCATATCGTTACAAACGACAGCATGCCAAGctggcaaacaaacaaaacaaacacacagaatataacattattttaatagttttaattgtGCTCCCTGCGGGCACATCTTGTATTTGCCATCATGGTCCCCCAGTAGGCTGTCGATATTTCACTCTGTAAGGACGTTTTTCATTTAATCACAAAGGGAGAGCAAAAACGGTAGCGAGGCCTCACCGGAAGCAGCTCAGTGTTTCTCAGTCCAGTCCCCCGGAAGCAGTTGTGAGGTCACGCCACCACCCGCACAGGTCAACAGGAAATGAGGAGACGATATAAAAGCGTCCCTTCATTGCATCGCCGTCCGACGCCAGTTACGAGTCGGTAAGTCATACTTTACCTCACATTTTATCTTGGTTTATTTGGTGATCTTTAGTGTTGAGAGTGGGGTGTATATCAATGTGAGAGATCgatgttaaaaaaaactacCCAAGTCTCTGAAATTACtgtgttattattgtatttcttcTTAAACGTTGGCGCTGACTACTTAATATATAAGGGAATTTCACAACACGTTTTATATCACAGTGAAGCAATACAATAACACGATTGTTTAATGATAGAATAATCTCCAATAACGTCCGACAAAACACTGACGTGCCCCCCTCTGATCGGGAaacagtcacagacagacagacagacagacacacacacaacacacaacagacacacacacagacacagagacacacacacacacacacacacacacacacaacagacacacacagacacacacacagccctacacacacaacacacaacagacacacacagccctacacacacacacacacacacacacacaggttgaAACTCAGTCAGCACCCCTCCGGTGGCACTTTGCCAGCCTCCTGCCCTGGCGAGCCCCTGCCTGTTAACGTCCTGAGCGTCACTGCCGGCAAACaacatcacccccccccccaacaaaaaTTTG includes these proteins:
- the LOC136730217 gene encoding solute carrier family 26 member 6, coding for MEAVQRSPGYSVEREVLDEQSLEEVAQRREKSPRTPLADRLKHSLRCSGRRLRRSVLRWVPVLSWLPRYSFRDSALGDLVSGVSVGIMHLPQGMAYALLASVPPVFGLYSSFYPVLVYFIFGTSRHISIGTFAVISLMVGSVTERLAPNENFLRNDTNGTEVLDLTARDTYRVQVAAAVTILAGIFQVVLGLVQFGFVVTYLSNPLVRGYTTGAAVNAVISQLKYIFGLHPRRHSGPLSLAYTLIDVCWLLPQTNLGTLVVSVVSLVALIAAKELNVRLSKKLPLPIPVELIMIVAGTLVSSLASLQPQYGVEVVGEIPSGLQPPRAPDVSLFREVIGDAFALAIVGYAISISLGKTFALKHGYKVDSSQELVALGLSNTVGGFFQCYSVSSSMSRSLIQESTGGKTQMASAVSAVIVLVTVLKLGSLFQSLPKAVLSAIVFVNLKGMFMQFLDICTLWRSSKIDLLVWVVTFVSTLLLNLDLGLAASISFALLTVIFRTQLPRYSVLGQIPGTELYLDVETYAEAREIPGITIFRSSATVYFANTELYLEALKKKSGIDIGKLLTYKRKQAAKQQRREQREQRRARRHAKRAERTLKGPGARESRGLVFSVEKEAQLWREQERHTVRHQGNGTVFVRPQAGNRQVSWEYLKMGDPDTATLGSVSELEGDTSTVDSSCDTQDTLSRDLERLSLGSLGKWSWDIHSIILDLSTCNFLDTVAINTLKSIFTDFGEIDVGVYIAGCQACVVEQLECGDFFIPSLTKRHLFPSVHDAVLHCLQLHGTPTTPGIDCILDVDRSTKL